The following are encoded in a window of Lichenicola cladoniae genomic DNA:
- the grxD gene encoding Grx4 family monothiol glutaredoxin: protein MADPVFQRIQSEIDANPVMLYMKGNAMFPQCGFSARVVQILTHVGVPFQTANVLEDPALRDGVKAFSNWPTIPQLYVKGELVGGCDIVTEMFQSGELETLLAEKGVTVSA, encoded by the coding sequence ATGGCCGACCCAGTATTCCAGCGCATCCAGAGCGAGATCGATGCGAATCCAGTGATGCTCTACATGAAGGGCAACGCGATGTTCCCGCAATGCGGTTTCTCCGCGCGTGTGGTCCAGATCCTGACCCATGTCGGGGTGCCGTTCCAGACAGCGAACGTGCTCGAGGATCCGGCGCTGCGCGATGGCGTCAAGGCGTTCTCGAACTGGCCGACCATCCCGCAGCTCTACGTGAAGGGCGAGTTGGTCGGCGGCTGCGATATCGTCACCGAGATGTTCCAGTCCGGCGAACTCGAGACGCTGCTGGCCGAGAAGGGTGTCACCGTCTCAGCCTGA
- a CDS encoding BolA family protein, whose product MPMAASEIETLIRASLPDAQVTIEDLAGDGDHYACTVVSEAFRGRSRVQQHQLVYAALAGHMGGALHALAIQTNAP is encoded by the coding sequence ATGCCGATGGCCGCGTCCGAGATCGAGACCCTCATCCGTGCGTCACTGCCTGACGCGCAGGTGACGATCGAGGACCTGGCCGGCGACGGCGACCACTATGCGTGCACCGTCGTGAGCGAAGCGTTTCGTGGTCGCTCGCGCGTGCAGCAGCATCAGCTGGTCTATGCGGCACTCGCCGGCCACATGGGCGGTGCGTTGCATGCCTTGGCGATCCAGACGAACGCCCCCTGA
- a CDS encoding endonuclease/exonuclease/phosphatase family protein — protein sequence MDRSPPQLPPKQTVIVSWNLLRTTGASIDDVIRLIRDERPDLLLMQEATLDIDHLASRIGGYYARSPLPGRIHGVACWSPTPFLSVPKVHPLQPGSLIRRVCQIIDLGEFSVANVHLSHGQVLNRRQLRRIATFLPPCGAVLGDFNLLGPALLPGFRDVGPRAATHRMADMVPIRLDRCLARGLDCIETRVLPHRPSDHHPIRVVLRMAAEDTPKRSGFQAFRQR from the coding sequence ATGGACCGGTCGCCCCCACAGCTTCCACCGAAGCAGACCGTCATCGTCAGCTGGAACCTGCTGCGGACCACCGGCGCCTCGATCGACGACGTGATCCGGCTGATCCGCGACGAACGGCCAGACCTGCTGCTCATGCAGGAGGCGACCCTGGATATCGACCACCTCGCCAGCCGCATCGGCGGCTATTATGCGCGGTCGCCGCTGCCAGGCCGCATCCATGGCGTCGCCTGCTGGAGTCCGACGCCGTTCCTGTCGGTCCCGAAAGTGCATCCGCTGCAGCCCGGCTCGCTGATCCGGCGAGTATGCCAGATCATCGACCTCGGCGAGTTCTCGGTTGCCAACGTCCATCTTTCGCATGGCCAGGTGCTGAACCGCCGACAGCTCCGGCGGATCGCCACTTTCCTGCCGCCCTGCGGCGCCGTGCTCGGCGACTTCAACCTGCTCGGTCCGGCGTTGCTGCCTGGATTCCGTGATGTTGGTCCGCGCGCGGCGACCCATCGCATGGCCGACATGGTGCCGATCCGCCTCGACCGTTGCCTGGCCCGCGGGCTCGACTGCATCGAGACGCGGGTGCTGCCGCATCGTCCATCCGACCATCACCCGATCAGGGTGGTTCTGCGCATGGCGGCGGAGGACACGCCTAAACGAAGCGGCTTCCAGGCTTTCCGTCAGAGATAG
- a CDS encoding AI-2E family transporter, with the protein MAERIMMGLLLGGVATGCVVVLYPFFSAILWAGILVFTTWPVYVGLRARTGRFSAAVLMMIMTALLVVLPIGLVASAGVEDAPGMLHAASSLAAVGLPEPPHWVARVPLVGHQLTETLNRWSADLNQVGATVQPYIGTIVGRILAVLVQIASGLLQLVLALFIGFFFWVNGDALGGTLTAIITRIAGPYANRLLGVAGSTVRGTVYGILGTAIVQGILTGTGFYIAGVPSPVLFGGIAAFVAVLPIGAPLVWVPAAIWLAMTHHLGWGIFLTVYGILAISGADHIIRPVFIARGAQLPYLLTVLGVLGGVLSFGGLGIFLGPVLLGLGYTLAVEFAANGDRAIAKPDYPIAGIKPGA; encoded by the coding sequence TCGCAACCGGCTGCGTCGTCGTGCTGTATCCGTTCTTCTCCGCGATCCTGTGGGCCGGGATCCTCGTGTTCACAACCTGGCCGGTCTATGTCGGACTGCGTGCCAGAACCGGGCGGTTTTCTGCAGCGGTGCTGATGATGATCATGACCGCACTGCTGGTCGTGCTGCCGATCGGCCTGGTCGCGTCCGCAGGCGTCGAGGACGCGCCGGGCATGCTGCATGCCGCGTCGAGCCTAGCGGCAGTCGGCCTGCCCGAACCGCCGCACTGGGTGGCGCGGGTTCCACTGGTGGGGCATCAGTTGACCGAGACGCTGAACCGCTGGTCGGCCGACCTCAACCAGGTCGGCGCCACCGTGCAGCCCTATATCGGCACCATCGTCGGCCGGATCCTGGCGGTCCTGGTGCAGATCGCCAGCGGGTTGCTACAACTGGTGCTGGCGCTTTTCATCGGCTTCTTTTTCTGGGTCAACGGCGACGCGCTGGGCGGCACCCTGACTGCGATCATCACCCGTATTGCCGGTCCCTATGCGAACCGGCTGCTCGGTGTCGCCGGCAGTACCGTACGCGGGACGGTATACGGCATCCTCGGCACCGCGATCGTGCAGGGCATCCTGACCGGAACCGGTTTCTACATTGCCGGCGTGCCCAGCCCGGTGCTGTTCGGCGGCATTGCAGCCTTCGTCGCCGTGCTGCCGATCGGGGCGCCGCTGGTCTGGGTGCCGGCGGCGATCTGGCTGGCGATGACCCACCATCTCGGCTGGGGCATATTCCTGACCGTGTATGGCATCCTGGCGATTTCCGGAGCCGACCATATCATCCGTCCGGTGTTCATCGCCCGCGGCGCACAGCTTCCCTACCTGCTGACCGTGCTCGGCGTGCTGGGCGGCGTCCTCAGTTTCGGCGGCCTCGGCATCTTCCTGGGCCCGGTCCTGCTTGGACTGGGCTACACGCTTGCGGTGGAGTTCGCCGCGAATGGGGACAGGGCAATCGCAAAGCCCGATTATCCGATCGCCGGGATCAAACCCGGTGCGTGA
- a CDS encoding phospholipase D-like domain-containing protein yields MTIHSVWLFAQHLLWPLRLVLSVLVTLHVLRTKRDIGSAIGWIGLGWLAPVIGACLYVMFGVNRVRRLAQRLSRRQRWSSKHGVSTGKRVLQGEYELLSEAVGRLTGRPLLGGNVLRRFENGDTAYPVMLEAIGAAERTILLCSYLFHDDKVGSRFVDAIIAAKDRGVQARVIVDGVGSGYLRCRAANRLAAAGVPTSRFMHSLLPWRMPFINLRTHKKILVVDGHTGFTGGMNIAVENMLQDRPKHPVSDTHFELRGPIVHQLSEAFAKDWSFSTRNELDREQFFPEQKEVAPPGAGALMRVVTSGPDNEVEKIEFTMMQAVAMARRSIRIMTPYFLPDERLLTVLAMAAMRGIEIDIVMPVASNQKPVDWARDANNGPLLDAGVRLWLARPPFNHSKLMTMDSNWALIGSSNLDVRSLRLNFELNVEVYDDAMASEIEAFICDHRHIRLTHHDLDKRNFPHRLRDASARLMLPYL; encoded by the coding sequence ATGACGATCCATTCCGTCTGGCTGTTCGCCCAGCATCTGCTGTGGCCGTTGCGACTGGTCCTGTCGGTTCTGGTGACGCTGCATGTGCTGCGCACCAAGCGCGATATCGGTTCGGCGATCGGCTGGATCGGCCTCGGCTGGCTCGCTCCGGTCATCGGCGCCTGCCTGTACGTGATGTTCGGCGTGAACCGGGTGCGTCGGCTGGCGCAACGGTTGAGCAGGCGCCAGCGCTGGTCCAGCAAGCATGGCGTCTCCACGGGAAAGCGTGTCCTCCAAGGCGAATACGAACTGCTGTCGGAAGCGGTCGGACGGCTGACCGGCCGGCCGCTGCTCGGCGGCAATGTCCTGCGCCGGTTCGAGAACGGCGATACTGCCTATCCGGTCATGCTCGAGGCGATCGGGGCCGCCGAGCGCACGATCCTGCTGTGCTCGTACCTGTTCCATGACGACAAGGTCGGCAGCCGGTTCGTCGATGCGATCATTGCCGCGAAGGATCGCGGCGTGCAGGCGAGGGTGATCGTCGACGGTGTCGGCAGCGGCTATCTCCGGTGCCGGGCGGCCAATCGTCTTGCGGCAGCCGGCGTACCGACCTCGCGGTTCATGCACTCGCTGCTGCCCTGGCGCATGCCGTTCATCAATTTGCGCACCCACAAGAAGATCCTGGTGGTGGATGGGCATACCGGGTTCACCGGCGGCATGAACATCGCCGTCGAGAACATGCTGCAGGACCGTCCGAAACATCCTGTCTCAGACACGCATTTCGAGTTGCGGGGACCGATCGTGCATCAGCTCAGCGAGGCGTTTGCCAAGGACTGGTCGTTCAGCACCCGCAATGAGCTCGACCGAGAGCAATTCTTTCCCGAACAGAAGGAAGTGGCACCGCCCGGCGCAGGGGCACTGATGCGGGTGGTGACGTCCGGGCCGGACAACGAGGTTGAAAAGATCGAGTTCACGATGATGCAGGCGGTGGCGATGGCCCGCCGCTCGATCCGGATCATGACGCCGTACTTCCTGCCGGACGAGCGTCTGCTGACGGTGCTGGCCATGGCGGCGATGCGGGGTATCGAGATCGACATCGTCATGCCGGTCGCCAGCAACCAGAAGCCGGTCGACTGGGCGCGTGACGCGAATAACGGGCCGCTGCTCGATGCGGGCGTCCGTCTATGGCTGGCACGACCACCGTTCAACCACTCCAAGCTGATGACGATGGACAGCAACTGGGCGCTGATCGGCAGTTCGAACCTCGACGTGCGCAGCCTGCGGCTCAATTTCGAACTGAATGTCGAGGTCTACGACGACGCCATGGCATCCGAGATCGAGGCGTTCATCTGCGACCATCGCCATATCCGGCTGACCCATCACGACCTCGACAAGCGGAACTTCCCGCATCGCCTGCGCGACGCTAGCGCCCGGCTGATGCTGCCCTATCTCTGA
- a CDS encoding YraN family protein produces MTSPLTDATLLRRLSRTRRGGNAWQRGMAAEEAACAALVRDGWTILLRRARTPSGEIDIVAEKLEPGREALLSFIEVKARPVMSQAAASVSGRQQERLVAAAQILIGRHPDWSHGCIRFDVLLVDAAGMVRRITDAFRQMDPS; encoded by the coding sequence TTGACCAGCCCCCTCACCGACGCCACCCTGCTGCGGCGGCTGAGCCGGACGCGGCGTGGCGGCAACGCCTGGCAACGTGGGATGGCAGCCGAGGAGGCGGCATGCGCAGCACTCGTGCGGGACGGATGGACGATCCTGTTGCGACGCGCCAGGACGCCATCCGGCGAGATCGACATCGTCGCGGAGAAGCTCGAGCCTGGCCGGGAGGCGCTGCTCAGCTTCATCGAGGTCAAGGCTAGGCCGGTCATGAGCCAGGCCGCCGCCTCGGTGTCCGGGCGCCAGCAGGAACGACTGGTTGCGGCCGCCCAGATCCTGATCGGCCGACACCCGGACTGGAGCCACGGATGCATCCGCTTCGACGTGTTGCTGGTGGATGCTGCCGGTATGGTCCGCCGCATTACCGATGCGTTCCGGCAGATGGACCCGTCGTAG
- the purL gene encoding phosphoribosylformylglycinamidine synthase subunit PurL, giving the protein MSAPRIVDQGLAREFGLTAEEYGRVLAIMGRTPSFTELGIFSVMWSEHCSYKSSRVWLKTLPTTAPWVIHGPGENAGVVDIGQGLAAIFKMESHNHPSFIEPFQGAATGVGGILRDVFTMGARPIANLNALRFGSPENPNTRRIVDGVVRGIGGYGNCVGVPTVGGEINFHPSYDGNPLVNAMTVGVARQDRIFLSAAAGIGNPVIYVGSRTGRDGIHGATMASAEFAEDAESKRPTVQVGDPFVEKLLIEACLELMATDAIVAIQDMGAAGLTSSSVEMAGKGGVGIDLDLDQVPQRETGMSAYEMMLSESQERMLIVIRPDRTDIARAIFDKWELDFAIIGHLTDTGRIVVRHQGVVEADIALAPLADEAPLYNRPTAPSPPPEPLGVLSDPIGIEDALIRLIGCPDIASRAWVWDQYDSTVGGQTVRRPGAADAAVVQVEGTTIGIALTTDCTPRYVAADARLGGAQAVVEAWRNLTAVGARPLAVTDNLNFGNPEKPEVMGQFADAIAGMGEACRALDFPVVSGNVSLYNETRAPDGSTIAILPTPAIGGLGVLEDAGQAIGLGLKPDLDVVLLGRTEGALGQSLWLREIHGREAGPPPPLDLVAERRTGDFVRARILAGQVVACHDLSDGGLLVGLAEMAMAGGTGVKLDVPQSGMPPCAFWFGEDQGRYVLAVADGDALIEAARRGGIEGRLLGRSGGDGLTLPSGATISLARLRTTHQAFFPALMDR; this is encoded by the coding sequence ATGAGCGCGCCGCGCATCGTCGATCAGGGGCTGGCTCGCGAATTCGGCCTGACCGCCGAGGAATACGGCCGGGTGCTGGCCATCATGGGCCGCACGCCGAGCTTCACCGAGCTCGGCATCTTTTCGGTCATGTGGTCCGAGCACTGCTCCTACAAATCGTCCCGCGTCTGGCTGAAAACATTGCCGACCACCGCACCGTGGGTGATCCACGGACCGGGCGAGAATGCCGGCGTGGTCGACATCGGCCAGGGCTTGGCTGCCATCTTCAAGATGGAGAGCCACAACCATCCGAGCTTCATCGAGCCGTTCCAGGGTGCGGCGACCGGTGTCGGCGGCATCCTGCGCGACGTGTTCACCATGGGTGCGCGGCCGATCGCCAACCTGAACGCGCTCCGCTTCGGCAGTCCGGAGAACCCGAACACCCGTCGCATCGTCGATGGCGTGGTGCGCGGGATCGGCGGCTACGGCAATTGCGTCGGTGTGCCGACCGTCGGTGGCGAGATCAACTTCCACCCCTCCTACGACGGCAACCCGCTCGTCAATGCGATGACCGTCGGCGTCGCACGGCAGGACCGGATCTTCCTGTCCGCCGCCGCCGGCATCGGTAATCCGGTGATCTATGTCGGCAGCCGTACCGGCCGCGACGGCATTCATGGCGCCACCATGGCCTCCGCCGAGTTTGCCGAGGACGCCGAGTCCAAGCGCCCGACGGTGCAGGTCGGCGACCCGTTCGTCGAGAAGCTGCTGATCGAGGCCTGCCTGGAGCTGATGGCGACCGACGCGATCGTCGCGATCCAGGACATGGGTGCGGCCGGACTCACCTCGTCCTCGGTCGAGATGGCAGGCAAGGGCGGGGTCGGCATCGATCTGGACCTGGACCAGGTGCCCCAGCGCGAGACCGGCATGTCGGCCTACGAGATGATGCTGTCCGAGAGCCAGGAGCGCATGCTGATCGTGATCCGGCCCGACCGGACCGACATCGCACGGGCGATCTTCGACAAGTGGGAACTCGATTTCGCGATCATCGGCCACCTGACCGATACCGGGCGTATCGTCGTCCGGCACCAGGGCGTGGTCGAAGCCGATATCGCGCTGGCGCCGCTCGCCGACGAGGCACCGCTCTATAACCGCCCGACCGCGCCGAGCCCGCCACCCGAACCGCTCGGCGTGCTTTCGGATCCGATCGGCATCGAGGATGCGCTGATCCGGCTGATCGGCTGCCCGGACATCGCGTCGCGCGCCTGGGTCTGGGACCAGTACGACAGCACAGTTGGCGGCCAGACCGTCCGGCGTCCCGGTGCCGCCGATGCCGCCGTGGTTCAGGTCGAAGGCACCACGATCGGGATCGCCCTGACCACCGACTGCACGCCGCGCTATGTCGCGGCCGATGCCAGGCTCGGTGGCGCGCAGGCGGTGGTGGAGGCCTGGCGCAACTTGACCGCGGTCGGCGCCCGTCCGCTCGCGGTGACCGACAACCTCAATTTCGGCAATCCCGAGAAGCCCGAGGTGATGGGCCAGTTCGCTGATGCGATCGCCGGCATGGGTGAGGCCTGCCGGGCGCTCGATTTCCCGGTCGTGAGCGGCAACGTCTCGCTCTACAACGAGACCCGTGCCCCGGACGGCTCCACCATCGCGATCCTGCCGACCCCGGCGATCGGCGGTCTCGGGGTGCTCGAGGATGCTGGTCAGGCGATCGGCCTCGGCCTGAAGCCCGACCTCGACGTGGTGCTGCTCGGTCGCACCGAGGGGGCATTGGGCCAATCGCTCTGGCTGCGCGAGATCCATGGACGCGAAGCGGGTCCGCCACCGCCGCTCGACCTGGTTGCCGAACGCCGTACCGGCGACTTCGTGCGTGCCCGCATCCTCGCCGGACAGGTCGTCGCCTGCCACGACCTGTCCGATGGCGGGCTGCTGGTCGGCCTCGCGGAGATGGCGATGGCAGGCGGCACCGGCGTCAAGCTGGACGTGCCGCAGTCGGGCATGCCGCCCTGCGCCTTCTGGTTCGGTGAGGACCAGGGCCGCTACGTGCTGGCGGTCGCCGACGGCGATGCGCTGATCGAGGCGGCTCGCCGGGGTGGCATCGAGGGCCGGTTGCTCGGCCGATCCGGCGGCGACGGTTTGACTTTGCCCAGCGGCGCCACAATATCGCTGGCAAGGCTTCGCACCACCCATCAGGCATTCTTCCCCGCCCTGATGGACCGGTGA